TTGCACTTGAGGAACTGACCGTTTCCGCAGACGTGCCCCTAAGCACGATCGCGAAGAAGGCAGGCATCGGGCAGGCCACTTTTTATCGCAACTTCCCGACACGGGAGGTATTAGTGATGGAGGTTTATCGCTATGAGATGTTGCAGGTCACAAAGTTTGCAGAACATTTGCTCCGGACCTGCGCACCCGAACAGGCGTTACGTGACTGGATGAATCGCCTTGCCGAATACGCGATGACCAAAGCAGGCCTGGCCAATGCCATTCGCAAGGTATCGCTCTCGCGGGACTGTCCGGAAAAGGCAGGCTATGCCCCTGTCATTGCTGCCGCTCAGTTGTTACTTGATGCCAATAAGAAAGCGGGAACTATCCACCCGGGGGTTACCACTGACGACTTTTTCCTGGCAATTGCAGGGATATGGCAGCTCGATTTTAATGATGAGTGGCAGCCTCGGCTAACCTGGCTCATCGACATGGTGATGGCGGGACTACACGCGGGGGCACCGATACGCCCTGTTTCTCAGTAGACGTCAACCACAGCGTACATGCAGGAGAGTGGCGAAACCGCCGAAGTATCCCGGGATGTTTGAACAATAATTGCCTCGCCTTTTCATTATTTTTTAAGCCTGGTATTGATTGATATTTGCAATACGTGGATCTGGTTAAAAACATCAGGCGCAAAGGCGTTCTTATTTGCCGGGATTACAACATGCTCCATCCTGACAGCGCCTCAGTCGCAAACTTCACTCACACCGCAACTTCCGGGTCGAGCCGTCCAAACCCGGGCCGGTTATCGATCCTATGCGGAGCAGACGCGATGAAGCAAACTGGTTGTACAGGTAAAAAGCGCGCGGTTGGAAATAGCACTGTGCACTTCCGACCTCATCAACGGTAAGAATCTCAGAGCGTTGTTGAGTACATAACGGGCCATTGACCGACGCACGAGAAGTTGCCGAAATCATCAAAAAAAATCCAGTCAGGGAGATGTGCCACGGTTTCATAATATTGATGTTGGAAAACGCCTGAATATGTTCCGATTGTCATATTTGGCCGTCTACGAAAATTTCCCACAACTCTTCTACTGCCCGGGACATCCTTGCTGCGGGTCTGAAAAGTCTGATGTCTATGGGTATCCAAAGCGCACTGTCTTTCTTAGCCGCAACGGCAATGGAGCCGGCATCCACATCCGGCGCTGCTAGGGTTTCTGGTAGCCATGCGATGCCGTCGCCGGCCCTGACCATAGCCAGTAATGTGGCAGCAAGATCAGCAGTGAACGCGATATCCATCCCACGTCTGGCACGATTTACCTGTGAAGTGTTGGAAAGGATCCGGCCGAGTCCGGACTCCGCTGAATAGGACAGGAAGGGAAACTTTTTACTGCCTGAAGCATGCCAGACCGGCTCGCGGGTTGCCGGGTCGCATCTGGAATAAGGCAGTAAAGTTTCCCGTCCGAGCCGGACGCTGAGGTATTTGGACTGATCGAGATTGATGTGCATATGAGGATGGTAATAACAAAGTAGAAACTGTGCGTCACCTTTGTCAATCATACGTTCGCAGGCACTTAACGTGTCAGATAACAGGCGAAAAGAGCCGAAGCGCGCGATTTTTTCGTTATTACGCATCAGCGCCGGAAAAAATGAAAATGACAGAGAGTGTGTAGCGGAAAAAATAACGTCCGGTTTGGTTTCTCCCGCAGCTTCTATAGATTCACTTCTCAGGGTATAGAGTGCGCGAATAAGTTCAGGGATCTGCGTGACGAAAACCTCCCCGGCGCGCGTCAGGCTGACGCCCCGACGATTTCTTTCAAAAAGCGGGGTTCCAAGCCACTCTTCCAGCGAAACAATTCTCCTGCTGAATGCTGGCTGCGTCACATATCGTGAAGCTGCTGCACGGGAGAAATTCAGGGACTGTGCCAGAGCCACACAGTCCTCAAGCCAGGTTAATTCAAGATGATGCCTGTTTTGCATTACAGTCTGCCTCTTTGGCATTAGAACGGAATCCATGAACTGCTTAGGATGAAGTCAGACAGGGCAAAAAGCTCCCTGAACACTACGTCAATGTATTATGCCAATAAATATATGGCATGACATAACCCATTGCGTAGGTACGTAAGTTAGATGTTATTTGACTGAGAACTGCCGGAGAGAACATGCGTATCCTTGACGTTGTAGAAATTACCAAACCCATTGCTTCCCCTATCCGTAACGCTTACATCGATTTCAGCAAGATGACGGCCAGTCTGGTTGCCGTTGTGACAGATGTTGAGGTAGACGGACGCCGCGTAGTGGGATACGGCTTCAACTCTAACGGCCGTTACGGTCAGGGTGGGCTTATCCGTGAACGCTTCCGTAACCGCATCCTCGAAGCCGAACCTGAAAGCCTGCTGAATGCCAAAGGCGACAACCTGGATCCGCATAAGATCTGGAACGTCATGATGAGCAACGAAAAGCCGGGCGGTCACGGCGAACGTTCAGTTGCGGTAGGTACGCTGGACATGGCTATCTGGGATGCAACCGCAAAAATTGCTAACAAGCCGTTGTTCCGCCTGTTGGCAGAAATGAAGGGGGTTGAGGCTAATCCGCGCGTCTTCGTATACGCAGCTGGCGGTTATTATTATCCAGGTAAAGACCTGAGCGCGCTGCGTCAGGAAATGCGCGGCTACCTGAACCGCGGCTACAACGTCGTGAAAATGAAAATTGGTGGCGCATCTCTGGAAGAAGACCGCCGTCGTATTGAAGCCGTGCTGGAAGAAATCGGTAGCGAAGCACGACTCGCCGTTGATGCCAATGGCCGCTTCAATCTGGAAACCGGTATTGCCTACGCGAAAATGCTGCGCGAATACCCGCTGTTCTGGTATGAAGAGGTCGGTGACCCGCTTGATTACTCCCTGCAGGCCGCGCTGTCAGAGTTCTACCCGGGCTCAATGGCCACGGGTGAAAACCTCTTCTCTCATCAGGATGCCCGTAACCTGCTGCGTTATGGCGGTATGCGTCCTGACCGTGACTACCTGCAGTTTGACTGCGCGCTCTCTTATGGTCTGGTTGAGTATCTGCGTACGCTTGATGTGCTTGAGCAGTTTGGCTGGTCACCGTCACGCTGCATTCCTCACGGCGGTCACCAGATGTCCCTGAACATTGCCGCCGGTCTCGGCCTGGGTGGCAATGAAAGTTATCCCGATCTGTTCCAGCCTTACGGCGGTTTCCCGGACTCAGTGAAGGTAGAAGGTGGCCATATCATCATGCCGGAACTGCCGGGTATTGGTTTTGAGGGTAAATCAGACCTCATCAAAGAAATGCAGGCTCTGGCTGAATAAGTTCCTGCTGGCATATCGTCTTGCTTAATTTAATGACGCCCTTCCGTTATGTCGAAGGCAGGGCAAGATCATGAACATTTTATAAACAAATTCAGAACGCTTTGACCTGCAGACCGAGTTGTGATCTTATACTCCCTTTTCCTGGGAGCCATCCATGCAGCTCGATGCCTTTTCTGAGTTCTTTTCCGAACTTCACGACCCGCGCCAATCCGCGAAAATATCCTATCCACTCTTCGACATTCTGTTCCTGACAGTTTGCGCTGTCATCGGTGGCTGCGAGGGCTGGGAAGATATTGAAGATTTCGGGCAAGCGCATAGTCGCTGGTTCCAGGATAAAGGATTGTTTCCAAATGGCTTACCCGTTCACGATACCATTGCTAGAGTGATGTCCAGCCTAGCTCCCGAGCAGTTTCAGGCCTGCTTCCTCAAGTGGATGCAAGCAGTCAACTCTCGTGCCAAGGGGGAGCTGATCGCCATTGATGGCAAGGTTCTGCGTAGTTCCTATAACCGGGACGACCGACAATCGACCATCCATATGGTCAGTGCATTTGCCAGCGCCAACAGCATGGTGCTCGGGCAAGTAAAAACAGACGAAAAATCCAATGAAATTAAAGCGATCCCTGAATTGCTGGCATTGCTCGATATGACGGGTTGCCTGATTTCGATTGATGCGATGGGTTGCCAGACTGAGATTGCCGCCCAGATTGTGGACAAGGGTGGCGACTATCTGTTGGCCGTCAAAGGCAATCAAGAAACCCTGCATCGCGCCGTTCGCAAGTCCCTTGCCCCTCTGATACGGGAAGGCAGTCATCAAGCCAAGATCGAACAATCACGAGGCCGGACAGAGCTCCGAGAATACCATGTGATGCCAGCAGGCGACATGGTAAAACAATTTTCTAGCTGGAAGGGCTTGAGCACGCTGGGCGTGGCGATTGGCTACCGCCGTGATAGCAAGGGCAACGAATCACTGGAATATCGCTATTACATCAGTTCAGCTGCGTTGACCGAAGAACAATTGGCCAAAGCCGTGCGCGGTCATTGGGGAATAGAAAATCAACTGCACTGGGTACTGGACGTCACGATGAAAGAAGATGCGTGCTCTATCTATCGTGGAGAAGCGGCTCAGATATTGGCAACAGTGAGGCATATGGCGCTGAATATGCTGCGAGCGGAGAAAGGCAAAACAGCCAGCATCAGACGCAAACAAAAGATAGCCGCGATGAATAGCGACTATCTGGAGCAAGTCATTGTGGCTGGAATTACAGCAGCGAGTGAAAAATGAACACTCATGCTCTCACCCTGATGTCGAAGGGCGTTGCGGGAAAAGTATATGAAGCTTTTAAGTTATCTCACACCTGAAGGATATAAAAGTTACGGTATTCTACAGGGCGAGGCAATTATTGATCTAAGAAGCCGGACAGATATTGATACCACCGATCTGAAAAGTTTTATCAGAGAAAGGGGCATAGCTGCTGCTGGCGGATATATCAGCCATGAACCGGATTATCAGCTTTCTGAGATTACCTTTCTTCCTGTAATTGAAAATCCGGGAAAAATACTTTGCGTTGGTATGAATTATCAGACCAAGCGCACGGAGTTCAGCATTACTTCGGATGCGCCTACCCTATTCATCCGGTTTCCTGATTCTCAGACTGCGCATCTGGGTGAGATCATGAAACCTGTGCTAAGCGACCAGCTCGATTATGAAGGTGAGCTGGTTATCATCATTGGAAAACCCGGCCTGAACATCACCGAGCAAGACGCCGCAGAATACATCGCGGGTTATTCCTGCTATATGGATGGCTCCGTGCGTGACTGGCAGCATACCTGGTTCACAGCTGGCAAAAATTGGAGCAAAACCGGTGGGTTCGGTCCCTGGCTGGTTACATGTGATGAGGTTCCGGATCCGCAAAAGCTCCAAATAAAAACCTGGCTAAATGGTGAAAGTGTTCAGCAGGACAACACAGCCAACATGGTTCATTCAATAAGCAAAATTATCAGCTACGTGAGCACCTTCACGCAGCTATCTCCGGGTGATGTCATTTTGACAGGATCGCCAGGCAGCGTTGGCCGTTCACGTAATCCGCAGATATTTCTTAATGACGGTGATGTTATAGAAGTTGAAATTGAGTCAATCGGGCGTCTGACTAATTTCGTCGTCGCAGCTTCAAAATAATAAATAAAAATTTACCTGACTGATATTCAAAAGGACCTGGGATCAGCATTTCCTCCCCCTACATCTGCTTCAAATGAGGAAGTTATCATGAGTGAGAATGCTCTTAAAGGTAATGCACTTATCGGGAAAAATCGCTGGACAATAATACTCCCCGCCGTGTTTATCATGTATACCATTTCTTTTTTCGACCGGGTGAATATTGGCATGGCACTGCCCCATATTACGGCCGAAATGGGGCTCAGTTCGGTTGAGGCTGGCTGGCTTGGGAGCGCATTTGCGTGGGGCTACGTGGCTACGCAGTTTACCGCCGGTTGGCTGGCACTCCGTTTTGGTTCGCGCAGAATTATTGGCGTCAGCCTGTTTCTTTTTGGTGCCTGCGCCATGCTTACCGGCCTGACGCGAAACTTCGGTGAACTGGTTGCGATCCGCTTCTTGCTGGGACTCGCTGAAGGCCCGATTCAGGCCGCCACGGCGATGTTTCTGGCGCAGTGGTTTATGAAGCCGGAACGGGGTCGCGCTTTTGGTATCTGGAATCTCAGCCTGGGTGCCGGGGCGTTTCTGGCCGGTCCGATATCTGGCTGGGTCCTCGCGCACCATAACTGGCGCATGATGATGGTGATTGAAGGTGCACCGGCGTGGCTGTTCTGCATCATCTGGTTTTATGTTGTACCCAAAAGCATTCAGGCCGCAAGCTGGCTGAGCGCCGAAGACCGGGATCATATCCAGAAAGACCTGGCGGCTGAGCAGTCAAACTATGTGAAAGAGAAATCCGATCCATGGTGGACCATTCTTAAAATACCCGCACTCTGGCTGATGCTTATCGGATACTCCCTGCATAGCATGCTGGCTTACGGCTTTACCCTCTGGCTGCCGACGGCACTCAAGGATTACGGAACGCTCAGTGAATTCATGGTTGGTCTGATCAGCGGAATGCCCTTCCTGATGACCATGGTGGGCATCTGGTATATCACCCGACGGTCAGATAAATACAATCAGGAGCGGCGGTTGCATGCCGCTATTCCCACCGTCTTGTGTGGTGTCGCTTTATTGACTGCCGCTTTTGTGCCGCTGTCATATTACTGGGTTCAGATAGCATTGTTCATGTTTGTCGGCCTGACAATGAAGATGCTTGTGCCGCTGGTTTACGTCCGGTTGACTGAAGTCCTTCCGACAAAGAAAGCGGTCCCTGCGGTGGCATTCGTAGGCGCATGCAGCAATTTCATTGGACAGTTTGGCGGACCGCTCGTTGCCGGCTACCTGAAACATCTGGGGGGCGGCACTGATATGACGCTCGCCTGGGGCGTTCTGGGCCTGTTCTCAATCGTTGGTGGAGTGCTTTTTGCCCTTGCCGTAGGCCGTGAAGAACACGTCTGGGACATTCGACAGGCGTTCAGGGTTTCTTCCCACAGGACAGTTTCCGCACGGGAATAAAAAACAGAGCCTGCCCCTGCCGTATGGGGCAGGCAGACTTTTTCAACAGATTACGTGTATCAATCGGGAGTGCAATGCGAGGTTACATATCAGAGAGTCCTTGCGGGTTTCTGGCCCGTGCCAGACGACTATTTTCTCACGACAGGGTAGTCTCTGCAGTTAAGTCCTGGTCGCAAATAGCGCTGGCTGCTAAGCGCTAAAAACGGGGGCTCCTTCTGATTAATTAACAATCGATTTGAGCTTTTTTGTCAGTTACAGGTATGTAATAACACCCCCGGAAGCTTAACTCACCTTTATATGGTTCCACCTTACTTTCGCATATAAAAAAATCATGTCCGGTCCGGCGGGCTTCGCGTCTAAGTGGCATAATATGGTCGTAAATATTTACCTGCATTTCTGTCAACTGCTCAGGTGTTCCCTGAAAAGGAAACCGTAGAAATGCCGCTGCACCATCTAAGCTGGTGTGGCCTTCCGGGATAACTTTTGCAAACGTCAGGCTGAAGTTTATTTGTTCAGCGTTACTGGAAGACGGTTCACACATTGCAGCGAAGGATATCGGAAATACATCATTCGGCATTTTTCCGGCTATGCGAAATAATGCCTGGCGCTGCTCGGTGTGGAGCCGCACATTACCAAGATCCGTACTGTTACAGTTATAGCTCAGACTGATACCCGGTAGTGTATGCAGATTTGCCATAATACGCTGCGGGGCTGGCAATACTGGATATTCTCCAGTAAATTCGGGAAGCAGCCCGTCAAAATCCCAGAGCTCAGACTCACGATAGCGACCTGGCGCCAGACCAAAATGACGCTTGAAGGTACGGGTAAATGTTTGCTGCGTACTGAAACCCAACCTATCAACTATTTCGATAACGGAAAGGCTGGTCATTTTCAGCATGATTGCAGCCCTGTATAGCTTTCTTTGGCGGATGTAGGAAGCGAGTGTAAGTCCGGTTTCAGCCCTGAACAGTCGCTGAAGATACCACTTACTGTATCCTGCCCTTACTGAAACATCTTCTAGAGAAATTTTCTGGTCAAGATTTTTTTCAATCCAAATCAATAAATCTCGCGTAAAGCTGTTCATTTTCAATTCCGAAATCTGTACGGATAACCGTCTATGTTCTGATTAGAATGTTCACGCCTGGCATCAGCGATAATGGAGCCTGCTGCAGCATTCACTTAGCTTCAGTCACATACATGCTTTTAGATGACACTCTCAGCAGAAGTATGGCCTAAAATTCAAGGGACTATTGTGTAACCATCACAAACAATGTCAGCTCTTCGGTTGTGTTTCACTTGCCCCCCATCCTTTCTTCAGCATGTCGCTAAGTACAACTCGTGTCCGTTGGTCTGCGACCTTAATGCCGCTTGCCCATGCTACAGCCAAGGCTGCGATGAAAATGTCACGCCCGTTCAAATCCCGACGGGCAAGCCCATCATTTTGAGCTGCCTGAAGAATAGTCTCAGTCTTGTCGATGACATTAAGGCAGGCAGGAGTCAAAGCCGACTGAGCCTGACATGCAGCCTGCAAAGGTTCAGGAAGGCCGTGATAAGCAAGCATCCAGTCGCCCAGCGCGTCGATCCACTTCTCCAGTGATCGTCCGCTATCGCTTTCTTCCGCCTCAATGATCAAACGCTGTTGTTCCAGTACTAAATGATGGTGATCCAGCAGCGAAGCAAGCAATGCATCTTTACTTGGGAAATGACGATAAAGGGTCCCGGCCCCCACCCCTGCTTTTTTGGCAATTGCATCCATAGAAACATTGACGCCCTCGCTCACGAATGCCTGGCGGGCTACATCAAGAATGTGCTTTCGATTACGTTGTGCATCCTTGCGGAGCCCAGCCAGGGAAGACATATCAGTCATAGCAACTTTTGACCTTGAAAAGTGGAGAAACTCTCCGTATATTCTATTAAACGGAGATACACTCCGAATGATACAGAGTGTGGCTGCGTTGTACAACCGGGCAGCATAGATAACGATATATGAAGACCAGACACATGATGCTCGGCAGGCACTTCAGCAACGATTATGGTGATCAAACGGACTGAGGGCATATAGCCGTTTATCACATAAGATCTGCGCCCGCGACGTGATGACACATCATGCTCAGGGTGGGGGAAAGTACAAGTCACGGCTCCTGTTTTACATCCTTTTTCTCAATGAAAATGGCGAAAGAGTAAACGAAACGACGATGGCTACCGTCTCCCACACTTTGAATTTTGGTATTTTCAGCATTACTGGAGTGAGTACTGTTCGCGAAATTATAACGAACTGGTACACAGTGCACATCAAGCGGCGATCGTGATAAGCAAGGAAAGTTGAGTTTTCACTAAGTATTAAGCAGTCAGTAACGCAAACTGGAGAAATCATTATGAAGATAGGTATTTTAGGCACTGGTAATATCGGGAAAACACTCGTCCAGAAACTGACCAAAGCAAGCCATGAAATTAAAGTCGCGAATTCTCGCGGGCCCGAGACGATTGATGCTCAGATCCTGACTTCTGGCGCCCGTGCGGTAACATCTCAGGACGCGATGAAGGACGTAGACGTAATTATTCTCTCAATTCCCTTTGCGAGCCACTCGACGATTAAGCCCCTTATGGCAGACGTTCCTGAGGAAACTGTAGTGATCGACACTGCTAATTATTATCCGGTACGGGACGGTATAATTCAGGATATTGAGAACGGCATGGTGGAAAGCCTGTGGGTTGCCGAGCTGTTGGGTAGGCCGATTGCCAAGGCATGGAACGCAATAGGAGCACGTGCTTTTGCCGAATCAGGGATGGTGTCAGGCAACCCAGACCGTATCGCAATTCCCGTCGCAGCAGACCGAAAGAACGATCGTGATATAGCAATGCGATTGGTAGAAGCAACTGGTTTCGATGCATTCGACGCTGGCACTCTGGCTGATTCATGGCGTCAGCAACCCGGATCGCCAGTTTACTGCACAAACCTCAAAAAGCATGAGATGGCTACAGCGTTGGATACGGCAGATAAAGCACGTCTCCCCAAACGCCGTGACCTGGTAACAGCAGTGGTACTAGAACGTTTCGGCGCAGAGAAGTTGAGTAATTCCGATGCAGATTTCCTCACGACTTTGAACCGCATCATTTACAGATAGATTATGGATTTACTCTCCATGACCCGGCTGTTTTGAGACAGCCGGCTTCCATTTGCTTTTCCGGGACATGTATTGAATCTGTACTATCATTAGCGCCGGTTCAGCCTGTCTGCGCTGGTGCCTGTAGCAGAATATTGAATTTGGTCCCTCATAAATCAAGAGCAATTGCATCTGTGTTGGGGGGTCAAGTATTTATTCCTAACGCTGCCAGCAATGTACTGATTTTAGGCGAACGATGGCGCGATTTTGCATAAATTAATGAAAGCGGAATCGAAGCCTCGGAGTATTCTTGTAGTAGCTCGACCAGTTTACCGTTTTCCAGATATTTACCGACCGCAAAGTCCATTATTTGAACAACCCCCATCCCGCTGAGTGCCGCCTCTAACAGTACATCCGCAGTATCGACGACCAGATTACCCTTAATATCAAAAGCCTGCTGTTCTCCCGCTATATAATAAAACCACTTTGTGCTACGCCCAGTTTTCTGTGCTTTAACAGCCAGACAGTTATGCTGTACCAGTTCCGCTGGCTCTTTAGGGATTCCGTGGCTGTTTAAATATTCCGGTGACGCAACGGTGACAAAACGTAAATGCTTGATGGTTCTTGCGATAAGCCGTGAGTCCTGTACGCTGCCAATTCTAATCGCCGCGTCAAAGCCTTCTTCCACCAAATCAACCAATCGGTCAGTCATAACCGCGTCAATTGTTAATGCCGGATATCTGTCCAGGATCTCTTTGAGCATAGGAATAATTACCAATCGGCCATAGGCAGAAGGTGTCGTTATTTTTAGTTCGCCTTCAGGGAATACAGTTCTGCCGGTAATCGAATGCCCAACCTCATCCATTTCATGCATCAGGCTTCTTGAGGATTCATATAAAAAAACGCCATCGGTAGTCAGACTTACAGAGTGGGTATTGCGGTTAAGCAAGGTAACACGGAGGTCGAGCTCGAGTCTGGTAATTGCACGCGAGACCCCTGATTGGGTGAGGCCCAATGCCTGCGCAGCTTTGGTAAAACTCTGCGTTTCCCCTACTTTAATAAAGATTTTAAGCGCGTTTAAATCCATAAGTCTTCTCTTGCATCTCTTACACGAACATCTATGCATCGTGGAGGTATCAAGATACAAAAAAACCTGACAGAAGTTAAATATCAATGTGTGATTAGTTAAAAGATAACGCTATGTCGCCACAATTATTGCAATATCCTTGCGTGGCGACATCATAGAGGACTATGTACGAGTTGAGCTTAGTCCTGAGGTACGTTGAGCGTGACTTTGCCTGGAGCGAGAAGATGCAGGAAATCCTGTTTAATGACTTTGTCCCAACTACCAATATTATCCGCGTATACTTTAATAATCTTCTCGTCAACGAGAGTGAGCAAGGTGTTTAAATCTTCTCCGGCCGGGGAATAATCCTTATAAGAAATCAGATCGATTCCTCGTGATACCAAAATTGTGGTGTCTATGCTCGCCACCTGCCCCGAGGCAACGCCCAGAATGAGAACTGTGCCATTAGGGACAACATTGTCTAATAGATGAGCCAGTAAATCGCCACCGACGGTATCGACCAGTGCATCAAAGGTTCCCTCAAAAGGAAATTCTTTAGCCAATAGTACCTCGTTGGGTTTAACGTCGCTGGCTTGCAGCCAATCGAATCCACGCTGACTGTGCGCCACCGCCGTAACTTTAATACCGGCATGCATTGCCAACTGAACCAACAAATGCCCGACTCCGCCCGTTGCGCCGGTAACGGCCAGAGACTGGCCCGGCTGCAAATGAAGGGTCCGCAGAGAACGCAGCGCCGTTAATCCTGCCACCGGCAACGCTGCTGCAACCGCTGCTGATAC
This genomic interval from Pectobacterium aquaticum contains the following:
- a CDS encoding LysR family transcriptional regulator, encoding MDLNALKIFIKVGETQSFTKAAQALGLTQSGVSRAITRLELDLRVTLLNRNTHSVSLTTDGVFLYESSRSLMHEMDEVGHSITGRTVFPEGELKITTPSAYGRLVIIPMLKEILDRYPALTIDAVMTDRLVDLVEEGFDAAIRIGSVQDSRLIARTIKHLRFVTVASPEYLNSHGIPKEPAELVQHNCLAVKAQKTGRSTKWFYYIAGEQQAFDIKGNLVVDTADVLLEAALSGMGVVQIMDFAVGKYLENGKLVELLQEYSEASIPLSLIYAKSRHRSPKISTLLAALGINT
- a CDS encoding helix-turn-helix domain-containing protein, yielding MNSFTRDLLIWIEKNLDQKISLEDVSVRAGYSKWYLQRLFRAETGLTLASYIRQRKLYRAAIMLKMTSLSVIEIVDRLGFSTQQTFTRTFKRHFGLAPGRYRESELWDFDGLLPEFTGEYPVLPAPQRIMANLHTLPGISLSYNCNSTDLGNVRLHTEQRQALFRIAGKMPNDVFPISFAAMCEPSSSNAEQINFSLTFAKVIPEGHTSLDGAAAFLRFPFQGTPEQLTEMQVNIYDHIMPLRREARRTGHDFFICESKVEPYKGELSFRGCYYIPVTDKKAQIDC
- a CDS encoding NADPH-dependent F420 reductase, with the protein product MKIGILGTGNIGKTLVQKLTKASHEIKVANSRGPETIDAQILTSGARAVTSQDAMKDVDVIILSIPFASHSTIKPLMADVPEETVVIDTANYYPVRDGIIQDIENGMVESLWVAELLGRPIAKAWNAIGARAFAESGMVSGNPDRIAIPVAADRKNDRDIAMRLVEATGFDAFDAGTLADSWRQQPGSPVYCTNLKKHEMATALDTADKARLPKRRDLVTAVVLERFGAEKLSNSDADFLTTLNRIIYR
- a CDS encoding TetR/AcrR family transcriptional regulator, whose product is MTQQQKTERPARADAQQNRERILSVALEELTVSADVPLSTIAKKAGIGQATFYRNFPTREVLVMEVYRYEMLQVTKFAEHLLRTCAPEQALRDWMNRLAEYAMTKAGLANAIRKVSLSRDCPEKAGYAPVIAAAQLLLDANKKAGTIHPGVTTDDFFLAIAGIWQLDFNDEWQPRLTWLIDMVMAGLHAGAPIRPVSQ
- a CDS encoding ISAs1 family transposase produces the protein MQLDAFSEFFSELHDPRQSAKISYPLFDILFLTVCAVIGGCEGWEDIEDFGQAHSRWFQDKGLFPNGLPVHDTIARVMSSLAPEQFQACFLKWMQAVNSRAKGELIAIDGKVLRSSYNRDDRQSTIHMVSAFASANSMVLGQVKTDEKSNEIKAIPELLALLDMTGCLISIDAMGCQTEIAAQIVDKGGDYLLAVKGNQETLHRAVRKSLAPLIREGSHQAKIEQSRGRTELREYHVMPAGDMVKQFSSWKGLSTLGVAIGYRRDSKGNESLEYRYYISSAALTEEQLAKAVRGHWGIENQLHWVLDVTMKEDACSIYRGEAAQILATVRHMALNMLRAEKGKTASIRRKQKIAAMNSDYLEQVIVAGITAASEK
- a CDS encoding zinc-binding dehydrogenase; translation: MSEYVQAIVKSDTGGFRFTDVQRPVRRTESDILIRVSNISLNRGELDFPWESDKPAGWDAFGIVIETSTDGQGPKIGERVLTWSFSGAWSQYRVVDRANVAIVPESVSAAVAAALPVAGLTALRSLRTLHLQPGQSLAVTGATGGVGHLLVQLAMHAGIKVTAVAHSQRGFDWLQASDVKPNEVLLAKEFPFEGTFDALVDTVGGDLLAHLLDNVVPNGTVLILGVASGQVASIDTTILVSRGIDLISYKDYSPAGEDLNTLLTLVDEKIIKVYADNIGSWDKVIKQDFLHLLAPGKVTLNVPQD
- a CDS encoding mandelate racemase/muconate lactonizing enzyme family protein, yielding MRILDVVEITKPIASPIRNAYIDFSKMTASLVAVVTDVEVDGRRVVGYGFNSNGRYGQGGLIRERFRNRILEAEPESLLNAKGDNLDPHKIWNVMMSNEKPGGHGERSVAVGTLDMAIWDATAKIANKPLFRLLAEMKGVEANPRVFVYAAGGYYYPGKDLSALRQEMRGYLNRGYNVVKMKIGGASLEEDRRRIEAVLEEIGSEARLAVDANGRFNLETGIAYAKMLREYPLFWYEEVGDPLDYSLQAALSEFYPGSMATGENLFSHQDARNLLRYGGMRPDRDYLQFDCALSYGLVEYLRTLDVLEQFGWSPSRCIPHGGHQMSLNIAAGLGLGGNESYPDLFQPYGGFPDSVKVEGGHIIMPELPGIGFEGKSDLIKEMQALAE
- a CDS encoding fumarylacetoacetate hydrolase family protein, which codes for MKLLSYLTPEGYKSYGILQGEAIIDLRSRTDIDTTDLKSFIRERGIAAAGGYISHEPDYQLSEITFLPVIENPGKILCVGMNYQTKRTEFSITSDAPTLFIRFPDSQTAHLGEIMKPVLSDQLDYEGELVIIIGKPGLNITEQDAAEYIAGYSCYMDGSVRDWQHTWFTAGKNWSKTGGFGPWLVTCDEVPDPQKLQIKTWLNGESVQQDNTANMVHSISKIISYVSTFTQLSPGDVILTGSPGSVGRSRNPQIFLNDGDVIEVEIESIGRLTNFVVAASK
- a CDS encoding MFS transporter, coding for MSENALKGNALIGKNRWTIILPAVFIMYTISFFDRVNIGMALPHITAEMGLSSVEAGWLGSAFAWGYVATQFTAGWLALRFGSRRIIGVSLFLFGACAMLTGLTRNFGELVAIRFLLGLAEGPIQAATAMFLAQWFMKPERGRAFGIWNLSLGAGAFLAGPISGWVLAHHNWRMMMVIEGAPAWLFCIIWFYVVPKSIQAASWLSAEDRDHIQKDLAAEQSNYVKEKSDPWWTILKIPALWLMLIGYSLHSMLAYGFTLWLPTALKDYGTLSEFMVGLISGMPFLMTMVGIWYITRRSDKYNQERRLHAAIPTVLCGVALLTAAFVPLSYYWVQIALFMFVGLTMKMLVPLVYVRLTEVLPTKKAVPAVAFVGACSNFIGQFGGPLVAGYLKHLGGGTDMTLAWGVLGLFSIVGGVLFALAVGREEHVWDIRQAFRVSSHRTVSARE
- a CDS encoding TetR/AcrR family transcriptional regulator, with amino-acid sequence MTDMSSLAGLRKDAQRNRKHILDVARQAFVSEGVNVSMDAIAKKAGVGAGTLYRHFPSKDALLASLLDHHHLVLEQQRLIIEAEESDSGRSLEKWIDALGDWMLAYHGLPEPLQAACQAQSALTPACLNVIDKTETILQAAQNDGLARRDLNGRDIFIAALAVAWASGIKVADQRTRVVLSDMLKKGWGASETQPKS
- a CDS encoding LysR family transcriptional regulator; the protein is MQNRHHLELTWLEDCVALAQSLNFSRAAASRYVTQPAFSRRIVSLEEWLGTPLFERNRRGVSLTRAGEVFVTQIPELIRALYTLRSESIEAAGETKPDVIFSATHSLSFSFFPALMRNNEKIARFGSFRLLSDTLSACERMIDKGDAQFLLCYYHPHMHINLDQSKYLSVRLGRETLLPYSRCDPATREPVWHASGSKKFPFLSYSAESGLGRILSNTSQVNRARRGMDIAFTADLAATLLAMVRAGDGIAWLPETLAAPDVDAGSIAVAAKKDSALWIPIDIRLFRPAARMSRAVEELWEIFVDGQI